The following proteins are encoded in a genomic region of Fusarium oxysporum f. sp. lycopersici 4287 chromosome 1, whole genome shotgun sequence:
- a CDS encoding glutamate carboxypeptidase II yields MSRINSSHQEQEKMPDENTPLIQTVRVGPPRRRYPHQTWRRFFTLICSVILIGGFGLFVFQTFFIGPRHHHGHPGSWLPGKSRLSYEELERILFDTPDPKKAEEWSRYYTSGPHLAGANYSQAEWTRDRWEEFGVKSEIVAYDAYLNYPVDSSVSILKKSKSGKDWDTTFKASLEEDVIDEDPTTSLENRVPIFHGYSASGNVTASFVYVNYGTYQDYQDLVDAKIDVKGKIAIARYGGIFRGLKVKRAQELGFVGILIYSDPGDDGERTEENGYKPYPEGPARNPSAVQRGSAEFLSIRPGDPSTPGYPSKPGVPRAPVDDATPSIPSIPISYRDALPILKALNGHGPKSTHFNKYWNKNLGLKYKGIKYNIGPTPDDVVINLYNEQKYVTTPLWDVIGVVNGTIPNEVIVVGNHRDAWIAGGAGDPNSGSAVINEVIRGVGKAVEAGWKPLRTIVFASWDGEEYSLIGSTEWVEEYLPWLSEANVAYVNVDVGVDGPEFTASAAPLLNQIIRDVTSAVPSPNQTIPGQTVNDLWSGRIATMGSGSDFTAFQDHAGIPCIDFGFKYRGNSAVYHYHSNYDSFYWMKEYGDVGFKYHRTMAQILGLTIAKLAGTVIIPFSATEYADALEGYLDKVEAKLEPSKDALTEEEIFNIRGAVSSGKPIGNEDDFKTSLKDIRDLLGHFHLKASELDAEAEIAKHQLEQGIPWWNIVEKIRLGYTIVRVNRRYKLLERSFLYEGGLDGRDWFKHVVFAPGIWTGYSGAVFPGWVESIDAKDYINGLKWSAIIGRSINSAIDGLSD; encoded by the exons ATGAGTCGGAT TAACTCCTCCCAtcaggagcaggagaagatgccAGACGAGAACACGCCTCTCATCCAAACCGTTCGGGTCGGCCCTCCCCGGAGGAGGTATCCTCACCAGACCTGGCGTCGATTCTTCACTCTGATTTGCTCCGTGATTCTCATCGGCGGTTTTGGCTTATTCGTGTTCCAAACTTTCTTCATTGGGCCTCGTCATCACCACGGCCACCCTGGCTCTTGGTTACCAGGCAAGAGCCGTCTAAGTTATGAGGAACTCGAACGTATTCTCTTTGATACGCCGgaccccaagaaggctgaggaatGGAGCCGTTACTATACATCGGGCCCCCATCTGGCCGGCGCCAACTACTCACAG GCCGAGTGGACCAGGGATCGATGGGAGGAATTTGGTGTCAAGTCTGAGATCGTGGCTTATGACGCCTACCTCAACTATCCCGTTGATTCCAGCGTTTCCATCCTGAAGAAGTCGAAGAGTGGGAAAGACTGGGACACCACCTTCAAGGCCTCTCTCGAGGAAGATGTTATTGACGAAGACCCCACAACGTCCCTCGAAAATCGTGTGCCCATCTTTCACGGCTACTCGGCGAGTGGAAATGTCACTGCTTCCTTCGTCTACGTCAATTATGGTACTTATCAAGACTATCAAGATCTTGTTGATGCCAAAATTGatgtcaagggcaagattgCTATTGCTCGATATGGAGGAATCTTCCGAGGCCTCAAGGTCAAACGTGCACAAGAACTCGGTTTCGTTGGCATCCTGATCTACAGTGACcctggtgatgatggagaaagGACCGAGGAGAACGGGTACAAACCTTACCCTGAAGGACCTGCACGTAACCCCAGTGCTGTTCAGCGCGGAAGCGCAGAGTTTCTGAGCATTCGCCCTGGTGATCC ATCTACCCCTGGATATCCTTCCAAGCCTGGTGTTCCCCGAGCACCAGTCGATGATGCAACCCCTTCTATCCCCTCCATTCCTATCTCATACCGTGATGCCCTTCCTATCCTCAAAGCTCTGAATGGTCACGGTCCAAAATCCACCCACTTTAACAAGTACTGGAACAAGAATCTCGGCTTGAAGTACAAGGGTATCAAATACAACATCGGTCCCACCCCGGATGATGTTGTTATCAATCTCTATAATGAACAGAAATATGTCACTACTCCTCTCTGGGACGTTATCGGCGTCGTCAATGGTACTATCCCCAATGAAGTCATCGTTGTTGGAAACCACCGAGACGCTTGGATCGCTGGTGGGGCTGGCGATCCCAACAGTGGCTCTGCAGTCATCAACGAGGTCATACGAGGAGTTGGAAAGGCCGTCGAGGCTGGTTGGAAGCCTCTTCGAACTATTGTTTTCGCGAGCTGGGATGGCGAGGAATACTCACTCATCGGCAGTACCGAATGGGTTGAGGAATATCTGCCATGGCTCTCAGAAGCAAATGTCGCCTACGTCAATGTCGACGTCGGCGTCGACGGCCCCGAGTTTACTGCTTCTGCAGCTCCTCTCCTCAATCAGATCATCCGCGACGTTACAAGCGCTGTACCCTCGCCCAATCAGACTATCCCTGGTCAGACAGTCAATGACCTCTGGTCAGGCAGGATCGCAACCATGGGCAGCGGCAGTGATTTCACCGCGTTCCAGGATCATGCAGGTATTCCCTGTATTGACTTCGGTTTCAAGTACAGAGGTAACAGTGCTGTGTATCACTACCACAGCAACTATGACAGCTTCTACTGGATGAAGGAGTACGGTGACGTTGGATTCAAGTACCACCGAACTATGGCTCAGATCCTGGGTCTGACCattgccaaacttgctggGACCGTGATCATTCCCTTCAGTGCTACCGAGTACGCTGATGCGTTGGAGGGCTATCTCGACAAGGTTGAGGCCAAGTTAGAGCCTAGCAAGGACGCTCTcaccgaggaggagatcTTCAATATCCGTGGTGCCGTCTCATCGGGCAAGCCGATTGGCAACGAGGACGATTTCAAGACGAGCCTCAAGGATATTCGTGACCTCCTTGGACACTTCCACCTAAAGGCTAGCGAGCTCGACGCTGAAGCTGAAATCGCTAAACATCAGCTTGAGCAAGGTATTCCATGGTGGAACATCGTTGAAAAGATTCGTCTCGGCTATACCATCGTCAGGGTCAACAGGAGATATAAGTTGCTCGAAAGGAGCTTCCTCTACGAAGGAGGCTTGGATGGACGAGACTGGTTCAAGCATGTTGTATTTGCGCCTGGTATTTGGACCGGTTATTCTGGAG CTGTTTTCCCTGGTTGGGTTGAGAGCATCGACGCCAAGGACTATATCAACGGTCTCAAGTGGTCCGCCATTATCGGGCGCTCCATTAACAGTGCCATTGATGGTCTTTCGGATTAG
- a CDS encoding glutamate carboxypeptidase II codes for MPDENTPLIQTVRVGPPRRRYPHQTWRRFFTLICSVILIGGFGLFVFQTFFIGPRHHHGHPGSWLPGKSRLSYEELERILFDTPDPKKAEEWSRYYTSGPHLAGANYSQAEWTRDRWEEFGVKSEIVAYDAYLNYPVDSSVSILKKSKSGKDWDTTFKASLEEDVIDEDPTTSLENRVPIFHGYSASGNVTASFVYVNYGTYQDYQDLVDAKIDVKGKIAIARYGGIFRGLKVKRAQELGFVGILIYSDPGDDGERTEENGYKPYPEGPARNPSAVQRGSAEFLSIRPGDPSTPGYPSKPGVPRAPVDDATPSIPSIPISYRDALPILKALNGHGPKSTHFNKYWNKNLGLKYKGIKYNIGPTPDDVVINLYNEQKYVTTPLWDVIGVVNGTIPNEVIVVGNHRDAWIAGGAGDPNSGSAVINEVIRGVGKAVEAGWKPLRTIVFASWDGEEYSLIGSTEWVEEYLPWLSEANVAYVNVDVGVDGPEFTASAAPLLNQIIRDVTSAVPSPNQTIPGQTVNDLWSGRIATMGSGSDFTAFQDHAGIPCIDFGFKYRGNSAVYHYHSNYDSFYWMKEYGDVGFKYHRTMAQILGLTIAKLAGTVIIPFSATEYADALEGYLDKVEAKLEPSKDALTEEEIFNIRGAVSSGKPIGNEDDFKTSLKDIRDLLGHFHLKASELDAEAEIAKHQLEQGIPWWNIVEKIRLGYTIVRVNRRYKLLERSFLYEGGLDGRDWFKHVVFAPGIWTGYSGAVFPGWVESIDAKDYINGLKWSAIIGRSINSAIDGLSD; via the exons atgccAGACGAGAACACGCCTCTCATCCAAACCGTTCGGGTCGGCCCTCCCCGGAGGAGGTATCCTCACCAGACCTGGCGTCGATTCTTCACTCTGATTTGCTCCGTGATTCTCATCGGCGGTTTTGGCTTATTCGTGTTCCAAACTTTCTTCATTGGGCCTCGTCATCACCACGGCCACCCTGGCTCTTGGTTACCAGGCAAGAGCCGTCTAAGTTATGAGGAACTCGAACGTATTCTCTTTGATACGCCGgaccccaagaaggctgaggaatGGAGCCGTTACTATACATCGGGCCCCCATCTGGCCGGCGCCAACTACTCACAG GCCGAGTGGACCAGGGATCGATGGGAGGAATTTGGTGTCAAGTCTGAGATCGTGGCTTATGACGCCTACCTCAACTATCCCGTTGATTCCAGCGTTTCCATCCTGAAGAAGTCGAAGAGTGGGAAAGACTGGGACACCACCTTCAAGGCCTCTCTCGAGGAAGATGTTATTGACGAAGACCCCACAACGTCCCTCGAAAATCGTGTGCCCATCTTTCACGGCTACTCGGCGAGTGGAAATGTCACTGCTTCCTTCGTCTACGTCAATTATGGTACTTATCAAGACTATCAAGATCTTGTTGATGCCAAAATTGatgtcaagggcaagattgCTATTGCTCGATATGGAGGAATCTTCCGAGGCCTCAAGGTCAAACGTGCACAAGAACTCGGTTTCGTTGGCATCCTGATCTACAGTGACcctggtgatgatggagaaagGACCGAGGAGAACGGGTACAAACCTTACCCTGAAGGACCTGCACGTAACCCCAGTGCTGTTCAGCGCGGAAGCGCAGAGTTTCTGAGCATTCGCCCTGGTGATCC ATCTACCCCTGGATATCCTTCCAAGCCTGGTGTTCCCCGAGCACCAGTCGATGATGCAACCCCTTCTATCCCCTCCATTCCTATCTCATACCGTGATGCCCTTCCTATCCTCAAAGCTCTGAATGGTCACGGTCCAAAATCCACCCACTTTAACAAGTACTGGAACAAGAATCTCGGCTTGAAGTACAAGGGTATCAAATACAACATCGGTCCCACCCCGGATGATGTTGTTATCAATCTCTATAATGAACAGAAATATGTCACTACTCCTCTCTGGGACGTTATCGGCGTCGTCAATGGTACTATCCCCAATGAAGTCATCGTTGTTGGAAACCACCGAGACGCTTGGATCGCTGGTGGGGCTGGCGATCCCAACAGTGGCTCTGCAGTCATCAACGAGGTCATACGAGGAGTTGGAAAGGCCGTCGAGGCTGGTTGGAAGCCTCTTCGAACTATTGTTTTCGCGAGCTGGGATGGCGAGGAATACTCACTCATCGGCAGTACCGAATGGGTTGAGGAATATCTGCCATGGCTCTCAGAAGCAAATGTCGCCTACGTCAATGTCGACGTCGGCGTCGACGGCCCCGAGTTTACTGCTTCTGCAGCTCCTCTCCTCAATCAGATCATCCGCGACGTTACAAGCGCTGTACCCTCGCCCAATCAGACTATCCCTGGTCAGACAGTCAATGACCTCTGGTCAGGCAGGATCGCAACCATGGGCAGCGGCAGTGATTTCACCGCGTTCCAGGATCATGCAGGTATTCCCTGTATTGACTTCGGTTTCAAGTACAGAGGTAACAGTGCTGTGTATCACTACCACAGCAACTATGACAGCTTCTACTGGATGAAGGAGTACGGTGACGTTGGATTCAAGTACCACCGAACTATGGCTCAGATCCTGGGTCTGACCattgccaaacttgctggGACCGTGATCATTCCCTTCAGTGCTACCGAGTACGCTGATGCGTTGGAGGGCTATCTCGACAAGGTTGAGGCCAAGTTAGAGCCTAGCAAGGACGCTCTcaccgaggaggagatcTTCAATATCCGTGGTGCCGTCTCATCGGGCAAGCCGATTGGCAACGAGGACGATTTCAAGACGAGCCTCAAGGATATTCGTGACCTCCTTGGACACTTCCACCTAAAGGCTAGCGAGCTCGACGCTGAAGCTGAAATCGCTAAACATCAGCTTGAGCAAGGTATTCCATGGTGGAACATCGTTGAAAAGATTCGTCTCGGCTATACCATCGTCAGGGTCAACAGGAGATATAAGTTGCTCGAAAGGAGCTTCCTCTACGAAGGAGGCTTGGATGGACGAGACTGGTTCAAGCATGTTGTATTTGCGCCTGGTATTTGGACCGGTTATTCTGGAG CTGTTTTCCCTGGTTGGGTTGAGAGCATCGACGCCAAGGACTATATCAACGGTCTCAAGTGGTCCGCCATTATCGGGCGCTCCATTAACAGTGCCATTGATGGTCTTTCGGATTAG
- a CDS encoding NADH-cytochrome b5 reductase 2, producing MFARSAFRAAQPLRSVRRYATEAGGAGGSNAILYAAGAAAVGGAGYWYFSKSGAPSAAAAAADVKQAVGVEPKKAFTGGDQGFVSLKLSDVELVNHNTKRLRFELPEPDQVSGLHVASAILTKYKGPNDEKATLRPYTPISDENEKGFIDLLVKKYPNGPMSTHLHNLVPGQRLDIKGPLPKYPWEENKHDHIALIAGGTGITPMYQLARAIFNNPNDKTKVTLVFGNVSEQDILLKKEFEHLENTFPQRFRAFYVLDNPPKEWVGNSGYISKELLKTVLPEPKNENIKLFVCGPPGLMNAISGNKVSPKNQGELTGALKELGYKEDQVYKF from the exons ATGTTCGCCCGATCTGCATTCCGCGCTGCTCAGCCTTTGAGG TCTGTTCGTCGATATGCCACCGAGGCTGGAGGCGCTGGAGGTTCCAATGCTATCCTCTACGCCGCTGGAGCTGCTGCCGTCGGAGGTGCTGGTTACTGGTACTTCAGCAAGAGCGGAGCTCCCtctgctgcggctgctgctgctgatgtgAAGCAGGccgttggtgttgagcccaagaaggcctTCACTGGTGGTGACCAGGGTTTCGTTTCCCTCAAGCTTTCGgatgttgagcttgtcaacCACAACACCAAGCGTCTACGCTTTGAGCTTCCCGAGCCCGATCAAGTCTCTGGCCTGCACGTTGCCAGCGCCATTCTTACAAAGTACAAGGGTCCCAACGACGAGAAGGCTACTCTCCGACCCTACACCCCTATCAGCGATGAAA ACGAGAAGGGTTTTATCGACTTGCTCGTTAAGAAGTACCCCAACGGTCCTATGAGCACACACCTCCACAACCTTGTTCCCGGCCAACGTCTCGACATCAAGGGTCCTCTGCCCAAGTACCCTTGGGAGGAGAACAAGCACGACCACATTGCCCTCATTGCCGGCGGTACTGGCATCACCCCCATGTACCAGCTCGCTCGCGCTATTTTCAACAACCCCAACGATAAGACCAAGGTCACCCTTGTCTTTGGCAACGTCTCCGAGCAGGACATCCTTCTGAAGAAGGAGTTTGAGCACCTCGAGAACACCTTCCCCCAGCGTTTCCGTGCTTTCTATGTCCTCGACAACCCCCCCAAGGAGTGGGTCGGCAACAGCGGCTACATCTCCAAGGAGCTCCTCAAGACTGTTCTCCCTGAGCCCAAGAACGAGAACATCAAGCTGTTTGTCTGTGGCCCTCCCGGTCTCATGAACGCCATCTCCGGAAACAAGGTCAGCCCCAAGAACCAGGGTGAGCTGACTGGTGCCCTCAAGGAGCTTGGCTACAAGGAGGACCAGGTGTACAAGTTCTAA